One genomic segment of Deltaproteobacteria bacterium includes these proteins:
- a CDS encoding ABC transporter permease: METEKNRQNRLTRARDYWRGINLVLKNPLTAFGLGIIILLVATALLAPHVAPYPDQGRGMSNLKERLVAPNLKHPLGTDNLGRDILSRIIFGARISLKAAVAVVLIVIAIGVPLGLFAGYSGGKVDEIIMRLADMILAFPSLLLAIAIVASLGPNLLNALIAISIPWWPWYTRLVRSQVISLKEMQFVESARAIGASRWRIMFRHILPNCLSPIIVQATLDMGYIILSLSALGFLGLGTQPPAADWGVMVSDGRDFFLNQWWISTFSGAAIFVSVFAFNLLGDGIREAMDPKIRWRFQRT; encoded by the coding sequence ATGGAGACCGAGAAAAACAGGCAGAACCGGTTGACGAGAGCCAGAGATTACTGGCGGGGCATCAATCTGGTTCTAAAGAACCCGCTCACCGCCTTTGGGCTGGGCATCATTATCCTTCTGGTTGCAACGGCCCTTCTCGCACCCCATGTGGCACCCTACCCGGACCAGGGAAGGGGCATGTCCAACCTGAAAGAGAGACTGGTGGCTCCAAACCTGAAGCACCCTCTGGGAACAGACAACCTTGGCCGGGATATCTTGAGCCGTATCATTTTCGGTGCGCGGATTTCATTGAAGGCCGCCGTTGCCGTGGTCCTGATCGTCATTGCCATTGGTGTCCCCCTCGGATTGTTCGCCGGCTACTCCGGTGGAAAGGTGGATGAGATCATCATGAGACTGGCCGACATGATTCTCGCTTTTCCATCGCTCCTTCTCGCCATTGCCATTGTGGCATCCCTGGGGCCCAACCTGCTCAATGCCCTGATTGCCATCTCCATACCCTGGTGGCCCTGGTACACCCGTCTCGTCCGGAGTCAGGTGATCTCTCTCAAAGAGATGCAGTTTGTCGAGTCTGCCAGAGCCATTGGGGCTTCCCGATGGCGCATCATGTTCCGCCACATCCTGCCCAACTGCCTGTCGCCGATCATTGTCCAGGCGACGCTCGATATGGGATATATTATTCTCTCCCTTTCGGCTCTCGGTTTCCTGGGTCTGGGAACCCAACCGCCCGCAGCAGACTGGGGGGTCATGGTCAGCGACGGACGGGATTTCTTCCTGAACCAGTGGTGGATCTCGACCTTTTCAGGAGCGGCCATTTTTGTGTCGGTTTTTGCGTTTAACCTGCTCGGGGATGGAATCCGGGAGGCCATGGATCCCAAGATACGATGGAGATTTCAGAGGACATAA